Proteins from one bacterium genomic window:
- a CDS encoding ribbon-helix-helix domain-containing protein: protein MPKRRKDTARTTVTLPKALLEAADREVRRGAATTRNALIARALRHELAAARRKEIDAAYAQLADDAEAKAESLQVAEEFSQADWEALREGEAEP, encoded by the coding sequence ATGCCGAAGCGGAGAAAGGACACGGCCAGAACGACGGTCACTCTTCCCAAGGCACTGCTTGAAGCCGCGGATCGCGAGGTTCGTCGGGGCGCTGCGACAACACGTAACGCGCTGATCGCGCGCGCACTCCGGCATGAACTGGCGGCTGCGCGGAGGAAAGAGATCGACGCCGCGTACGCGCAACTTGCGGACGACGCCGAGGCGAAGGCCGAATCACTTCAGGTCGCCGAGGAGTTTTCGCAGGCTGATTGGGAGGCGCTCCGCGAGGGCGAGGCCGAGCCGTGA
- a CDS encoding type II toxin-antitoxin system PemK/MazF family toxin encodes MKRGDVYDARLDPTEGTEQAGRRPVVIVSRDAITMHMPIVIVVPVTTYRMDRRLYPSQVLLRAPEGGLTADSVALAEQVRALAKGRLHRHRGTLSPQALRQIDHALSIALDLQN; translated from the coding sequence GTGAAACGCGGCGATGTCTACGATGCGCGTCTCGATCCTACCGAAGGGACGGAGCAGGCAGGCCGGCGGCCGGTGGTCATTGTCAGCCGCGATGCAATCACAATGCACATGCCGATCGTGATTGTCGTCCCCGTCACGACCTACCGGATGGACCGCCGGCTCTATCCCAGCCAGGTACTGCTTCGCGCACCGGAGGGTGGTCTGACGGCAGATTCGGTCGCCTTGGCGGAGCAGGTGAGAGCGCTGGCCAAGGGCCGCCTGCATCGCCACCGGGGCACTCTATCTCCGCAAGCGCTGCGGCAGATCGACCATGCGCTAAGTATCGCGCTCGATCTTCAAAACTAG